A genomic stretch from Ureibacillus composti includes:
- a CDS encoding putative zinc-binding metallopeptidase, whose protein sequence is MKYLRWLLLYSVILLTACGDQLLEEAVTDVIKPSEEAIVEENETFNATPASSSMEEVSQVDNGCFSDEGYIENEDICTLIIECSDYITCVEWGNDVVARLEFEYGSLVLEESVATDDDGLTVLTTYNVDNEQEVITTDSDVTDEELAYHGELWFSFSWIIPEKYRKEITRFEVFESGNTLAYVSLHDDFGEYWTLGMNNENIELASETLVTYLHEYSHFLSLNFNEVDYWEDEASCPSLFLKNAGCLYEDAYLTGFYLQFWESGASDVFEGNYVSEYAMTSPEEDFAETFAHFVLTETPKGNSVADEKILFFYQYEELVEMRTEILSRTATWLKRSVEK, encoded by the coding sequence TTGAAATATTTGCGATGGCTTTTATTGTACTCAGTAATCCTTTTGACTGCTTGTGGAGATCAGCTTTTGGAAGAGGCAGTAACTGATGTAATAAAACCTTCAGAGGAAGCAATCGTAGAAGAGAATGAAACCTTTAATGCTACACCCGCTAGTTCATCGATGGAAGAAGTATCACAAGTCGACAATGGTTGCTTTAGTGATGAAGGTTATATAGAAAATGAAGATATCTGCACACTTATAATTGAATGCTCTGATTATATTACCTGTGTTGAGTGGGGAAATGACGTTGTTGCTCGTCTTGAATTTGAATATGGTTCACTTGTGTTAGAAGAATCCGTTGCAACCGATGATGATGGACTCACGGTGCTAACGACTTATAATGTCGATAATGAACAAGAAGTTATCACAACAGATTCTGATGTAACCGATGAGGAGTTAGCGTATCATGGGGAGTTGTGGTTTAGTTTTAGTTGGATTATTCCTGAAAAATATCGTAAAGAAATTACCCGTTTTGAAGTATTTGAAAGTGGCAACACCCTCGCTTATGTTTCACTACATGATGATTTCGGTGAATATTGGACACTTGGTATGAACAACGAAAACATTGAACTAGCTTCTGAAACGCTCGTAACTTATCTACATGAATACTCTCATTTTTTATCATTAAATTTTAATGAGGTGGATTATTGGGAGGACGAAGCTAGCTGTCCTTCGTTATTCCTAAAAAACGCAGGTTGCTTATATGAAGACGCTTATTTAACCGGTTTTTACTTACAGTTTTGGGAAAGTGGTGCTTCTGATGTTTTTGAAGGAAACTATGTATCGGAATATGCCATGACATCTCCTGAAGAGGATTTTGCAGAGACCTTTGCTCATTTTGTGTTAACGGAAACACCAAAAGGGAATTCTGTTGCAGATGAAAAAATTTTATTCTTTTATCAATATGAGGAACTAGTTGAAATGAGGACAGAGATCTTATCTCGTACAGCTACTTGGCTAAAACGAAGTGTTGAAAAATGA
- a CDS encoding thioredoxin family protein — protein MDTLQSIEQFNELKNEGKTIFMFSANWCGDCRFIDPVLPAIEEKYTSYRFVKIDRDEFIDLCVELDVFGIPSFIAYEDGAELGRFVSKDRKTQHEIESFIDGLGK, from the coding sequence ATGGATACATTACAATCAATTGAACAATTTAATGAACTTAAAAATGAAGGTAAAACTATCTTTATGTTTTCTGCAAATTGGTGTGGTGACTGCCGCTTTATCGATCCAGTTCTTCCTGCTATTGAGGAAAAATATACAAGTTATCGTTTTGTAAAAATAGATCGTGATGAATTCATCGATCTTTGTGTAGAATTAGATGTATTCGGTATCCCAAGCTTTATCGCATATGAAGATGGTGCAGAGCTTGGTCGGTTTGTAAGTAAAGATCGTAAAACGCAACATGAAATTGAGTCCTTTATTGACGGTTTAGGAAAATAA
- a CDS encoding alpha/beta hydrolase, translating to MKHIFKQGENSEKPVLLLLHGTGGDENDLIPLAEIVDPDASILSVRGNILENGMPRFFRRLAEGVFDEEDLIFRTNELNQFLDDAAKEYKFDRQNIVAIGYSNGANIAASLLFHFSDALNGAILHHPMVPRRGIDIPNLEGAKVFIAAGTNDPICSQQESIELQSILEEANASVSVHWEDRGHQLTMSEVKAAQQWYESNF from the coding sequence ATGAAACACATTTTCAAGCAAGGCGAAAATTCAGAAAAACCAGTTTTACTTCTTCTACATGGTACAGGTGGAGATGAAAACGACTTAATTCCATTAGCAGAAATAGTGGACCCTGATGCGTCTATACTTAGTGTGAGAGGGAATATTTTAGAAAATGGAATGCCTCGCTTCTTTAGACGACTAGCTGAAGGAGTATTCGATGAAGAAGACTTGATTTTTCGTACAAATGAATTGAATCAGTTTTTAGATGATGCTGCAAAAGAATATAAATTTGATCGCCAAAACATTGTAGCAATAGGTTATTCAAATGGAGCCAATATCGCAGCAAGTTTATTATTCCATTTTAGTGATGCATTAAACGGGGCCATATTACACCACCCAATGGTTCCGAGACGTGGAATTGATATACCTAATTTAGAAGGTGCAAAAGTATTTATTGCTGCAGGAACAAATGACCCAATCTGCTCTCAACAAGAATCCATTGAACTACAATCTATATTAGAAGAGGCTAATGCATCTGTCAGTGTACATTGGGAAGACCGTGGCCACCAATTAACGATGAGTGAAGTAAAAGCTGCACAACAGTGGTACGAATCCAATTTTTAA
- a CDS encoding NADPH-dependent FMN reductase produces MGFFKSLFGQNTNQTEKVGGDKMTKIGIILGSTREGRVSPQVGAWVKELADKRGDAEYEIIDIADFKLPFLGEAGADNSGIAAWGQAVGSCDGFVFIVQEYNHSITGALKNALDLLREEWNNKAAGIVSYGSVGGARAAEHLRGILGELLVADVRVHPALSLFTDFENGSVFKPKEVQVQSVNDMLDQVIPWANALKTIRN; encoded by the coding sequence ATGGGATTTTTCAAGAGTTTATTTGGACAAAACACTAACCAAACTGAAAAAGTTGGAGGAGATAAAATGACTAAAATCGGTATTATTTTAGGATCAACACGTGAAGGACGCGTAAGTCCACAAGTTGGAGCATGGGTTAAAGAATTAGCAGACAAACGCGGTGACGCGGAATATGAAATTATTGATATCGCTGATTTTAAATTACCGTTCTTAGGTGAAGCTGGTGCTGACAATTCAGGTATTGCAGCGTGGGGTCAAGCAGTAGGATCATGTGACGGATTTGTATTCATCGTACAAGAATACAACCACTCAATTACTGGTGCGCTTAAAAACGCATTAGACTTACTTCGTGAAGAATGGAACAACAAAGCTGCTGGAATCGTTTCTTACGGTTCAGTAGGTGGAGCACGTGCAGCTGAACATTTACGTGGAATTTTAGGTGAATTATTAGTTGCTGATGTTCGTGTACATCCTGCATTATCATTATTCACTGATTTTGAAAACGGTTCAGTATTCAAACCAAAAGAAGTTCAAGTACAATCAGTAAATGATATGCTAGATCAAGTAATTCCTTGGG
- a CDS encoding DUF2087 domain-containing protein yields MSNSEIFWNASLEEMKLGYTEDQNRFTCLLCGEEIQKGVIYPHENILYDAERFIRVHIEQMHGSVFDYLLGLDKKLTGLTEHQTVLLRNFYAGKTDKEVQEEMGIGSSSTIRHHRFVLKEKERQAKTLLAIMELLKEKDQYAPAFVAPHKHATMVDDRYDITTDEQKKVLDKYFLEGLTGPLNKFPPKEKQRLIVLRAIADRLDPKVIYTEQELNHILSSIYDDYVLIRRYLIEYALIDRKADGSAYWVKK; encoded by the coding sequence ATGAGTAATTCTGAAATCTTTTGGAACGCCTCTTTAGAGGAAATGAAGCTAGGTTATACAGAAGATCAAAATAGATTTACATGTCTTTTATGTGGTGAAGAAATTCAAAAGGGTGTAATTTACCCACATGAAAATATTTTGTATGACGCTGAACGATTCATACGGGTACATATTGAACAAATGCATGGTTCTGTTTTCGATTATTTACTAGGATTAGATAAAAAGTTAACAGGCTTAACTGAACATCAAACCGTTTTACTAAGAAATTTTTATGCTGGTAAAACCGATAAAGAAGTACAAGAAGAGATGGGAATAGGTAGTAGTTCAACTATCCGACACCACCGATTCGTATTAAAAGAAAAGGAACGTCAGGCGAAAACATTACTTGCTATCATGGAATTACTAAAAGAAAAAGATCAATATGCACCAGCTTTTGTTGCGCCACATAAACATGCAACGATGGTTGATGACCGTTATGATATTACGACGGATGAACAAAAGAAAGTTTTAGATAAATACTTTCTGGAAGGCTTAACAGGCCCATTAAACAAATTCCCACCGAAAGAAAAACAACGTCTGATTGTACTTCGCGCCATAGCCGATCGACTCGATCCAAAGGTAATTTATACAGAACAAGAACTAAATCATATTCTAAGTTCTATTTACGATGATTATGTGTTAATTAGAAGATACTTAATCGAGTATGCATTGATCGATCGAAAAGCAGATGGTAGTGCTTATTGGGTGAAAAAATAA
- a CDS encoding YceI family protein encodes MANWTVDQSHSSVGFEVKHMMVSKVKGQFDSYSADVEAEDITDLTTASIAFKFDVSSINTRSEDRDNHLKSADFFDIEKFPTIDFKSTNIVKDGDDYKVTGDLTIKGVTKQVAFDVEFGGKGTNPWGVEVYGFEAEAKINREEFGLTWNAALETGGVLVGKDIKIKVELEVNPAV; translated from the coding sequence ATGGCAAATTGGACAGTAGATCAATCACACTCAAGCGTAGGTTTTGAAGTTAAACATATGATGGTATCGAAAGTAAAAGGTCAATTTGATTCTTACAGTGCAGACGTTGAAGCGGAGGATATAACAGACTTAACAACTGCTTCAATCGCATTTAAATTTGATGTGTCAAGTATCAATACACGTAGTGAAGACCGTGATAATCACCTAAAATCAGCAGACTTTTTCGATATAGAAAAGTTCCCAACAATTGACTTTAAGTCAACAAACATCGTAAAAGATGGAGACGACTACAAAGTAACTGGTGACCTAACAATTAAAGGTGTAACAAAACAGGTAGCGTTTGATGTTGAATTCGGCGGTAAAGGCACAAACCCATGGGGCGTAGAAGTTTACGGTTTTGAAGCTGAAGCAAAAATCAACCGTGAAGAATTCGGGCTTACTTGGAATGCAGCTCTTGAAACAGGTGGGGTACTAGTAGGTAAAGACATAAAAATTAAAGTTGAGTTGGAAGTTAATCCAGCTGTGTAA
- a CDS encoding M23 family metallopeptidase: protein MFWGIIFSEEALANEGPTGEEILQQRMAYYLQYQDILIPWYYLAAVDQYERNIQGVRKDIPKRDSIIAIQFSEDYWTGPLNPIINDTSPVTISYFGGMGLDGDGDGIANADDDEDVLFTMSSFLSKYGPHEDDYKLALWDYYQNEKVVNQIVTIAKLFKHYDSIDLDSHTFPVALGYNYSYRGTWGANRGWGGRRIHEGTDVFADYSTPVLSASYGVVEVMGWNQFGGWRVGIRDNHNSYHYYAHLAYYNKGLKVGDIVEPGQVIGYVGSTGYGKEGTSGKFPPHLHYGIYKFDGRNEWAFDPYPSLLQWEKEAKQARKKR from the coding sequence ATGTTTTGGGGCATAATTTTTTCTGAAGAAGCATTGGCAAATGAGGGGCCTACAGGGGAAGAGATTCTTCAACAACGGATGGCTTATTATTTACAATACCAAGATATTCTTATTCCTTGGTACTATCTAGCGGCTGTCGATCAATATGAACGCAATATACAAGGTGTAAGAAAAGATATTCCTAAACGGGATAGTATAATTGCCATTCAGTTTTCAGAAGATTACTGGACAGGTCCATTAAACCCAATCATTAATGATACTTCACCTGTTACAATTAGTTATTTTGGAGGAATGGGGCTTGATGGAGATGGAGACGGAATCGCCAATGCAGATGATGATGAAGATGTATTGTTTACAATGTCATCTTTTTTAAGTAAATACGGGCCACATGAAGATGACTATAAATTAGCCTTGTGGGATTATTATCAAAATGAAAAAGTGGTTAATCAAATAGTAACCATTGCCAAGCTTTTTAAACATTATGACTCAATTGATCTCGACAGCCATACATTCCCAGTAGCTCTTGGTTATAATTACAGCTATAGAGGTACTTGGGGAGCTAATCGCGGTTGGGGCGGACGAAGAATTCATGAAGGTACTGATGTTTTCGCGGACTATAGTACACCTGTTCTTTCAGCGTCTTATGGAGTGGTTGAAGTGATGGGGTGGAATCAGTTTGGTGGTTGGCGAGTAGGCATTCGGGACAATCATAATTCGTATCACTACTATGCACATCTTGCTTACTATAATAAAGGCTTAAAAGTTGGAGATATTGTAGAACCAGGGCAAGTAATTGGTTATGTTGGAAGTACCGGTTACGGGAAAGAAGGGACATCAGGTAAATTTCCGCCACATCTCCATTATGGAATTTATAAATTTGATGGACGAAACGAATGGGCATTTGACCCTTATCCATCACTTCTTCAATGGGAAAAAGAAGCAAAACAAGCAAGAAAGAAAAGATGA
- a CDS encoding GIY-YIG nuclease family protein has translation MERKKELKQMYQEIAIVAGIYQIKNNVNGKVFVESTRNLKTINGVKFTLNNNTHIHKELQADWNTFGKDAFTIEILETLKKDDTDPYFNEKEALTKLEEKWFEKLQPYGDRGYHTKKS, from the coding sequence GTGGAACGAAAAAAGGAACTGAAACAAATGTATCAAGAGATTGCCATTGTGGCAGGTATTTATCAAATTAAAAATAATGTGAATGGCAAAGTGTTTGTAGAGAGTACACGGAACTTAAAGACTATCAATGGGGTGAAATTTACTCTTAATAACAATACGCATATCCATAAAGAGCTTCAAGCAGATTGGAATACGTTCGGCAAGGATGCATTTACAATTGAAATATTAGAGACATTAAAAAAGGATGATACAGATCCATACTTTAACGAAAAAGAAGCATTAACAAAGTTAGAGGAAAAGTGGTTCGAGAAACTCCAACCTTATGGTGATCGCGGGTATCATACAAAAAAATCTTAA
- a CDS encoding DUF4097 family beta strand repeat-containing protein: MKKVLLVVLIAIGIISLFISVPSWVTSFFSTNNHQAEITNNIKLIEIDVEGTNATIIPKNQDEVTAELKGKGKVEVVKKGNSIEVQYRRKWFEWFSFFDKTKLTISIPEDYDRDLDVEVGSGNINFVNSEDLHLDNVEVEIGSGNVQIETLNVNSGDFKVSSGNMDIDQFTGKLEANVSSGNLVIHMDELTDNVEADVSSGHLKLDLPDDSNFTLDARVSSGHIANKFQLENEQSSKNELSGKHGTGKYHIDLNVSSGVVELN; the protein is encoded by the coding sequence TTGAAGAAAGTATTACTAGTTGTTTTAATTGCAATTGGGATCATTAGCCTTTTTATATCTGTCCCCTCTTGGGTAACTTCTTTTTTTTCAACAAATAACCATCAAGCCGAAATTACTAACAACATTAAATTAATTGAAATTGATGTTGAAGGAACAAACGCAACGATTATCCCCAAAAATCAAGATGAGGTAACGGCTGAGTTAAAAGGTAAAGGTAAAGTAGAAGTTGTAAAAAAGGGTAACAGTATCGAAGTTCAATATAGACGTAAGTGGTTCGAATGGTTTTCTTTTTTTGATAAAACAAAACTTACTATTAGTATTCCTGAAGATTATGACCGTGATTTAGATGTAGAAGTTGGTTCTGGAAATATTAATTTTGTTAATAGTGAAGATTTACACCTTGACAATGTCGAAGTGGAAATTGGCTCAGGAAACGTGCAAATTGAAACTTTGAATGTTAATAGTGGGGACTTTAAAGTTAGTTCTGGAAATATGGATATAGATCAGTTTACAGGTAAATTGGAAGCGAATGTTTCTTCGGGTAATTTAGTAATTCATATGGATGAATTAACAGATAACGTAGAAGCTGATGTGAGCTCGGGACATTTAAAACTCGATTTACCGGACGATTCCAATTTCACATTAGATGCTCGTGTAAGTAGTGGCCACATTGCCAATAAATTTCAATTAGAAAACGAACAAAGCTCTAAAAATGAGTTATCTGGAAAACACGGTACAGGAAAATATCATATTGATTTAAATGTCTCTAGCGGTGTAGTCGAATTAAACTAA